A DNA window from Mucilaginibacter xinganensis contains the following coding sequences:
- a CDS encoding 2-isopropylmalate synthase, with product MLHDPNRVYVFDTTLRDGEQVPGCQLTTPEKIEIARELEALGVDIIEAGFPISSPGDFQSVVEISKAVSHPIVCALTRANKGDIDAAVESLQYAKRPRIHTGIGSSDMHIKTKFNSTREEILERAVEAVKYAKKSVEDIEFYAEDAGRADVHYLAQMVEAVIAAGATVVNIPDTNGYCLPNQYGDKIRFLKENVKNIDKAIISVHCHNDLGLATANSIAGLQNGARQIEGTINGIGERAGNTSIEEVVMILKTHQLGLHTNINARNFYEISQLVRTQMRMPVQPNKAIVGSNAFAHSSGIHQDGFLKNRENYEIIRPEDVGFPSATIVLTARSGRHALKHHLERLGYNLDKNELAEAYKNFLTLADNKLDITDEDLTMLVAGSNISVNIFQK from the coding sequence TGGAGGCATTGGGCGTAGATATTATTGAGGCGGGTTTCCCCATCTCGAGTCCCGGCGATTTTCAGAGTGTTGTGGAGATCTCCAAAGCGGTATCACATCCCATAGTTTGTGCCTTAACCCGCGCAAATAAAGGCGATATTGATGCAGCCGTTGAATCGCTTCAATACGCCAAAAGGCCGAGGATCCATACAGGGATAGGCTCGTCTGACATGCACATCAAAACCAAATTTAACAGCACCCGCGAAGAGATCCTGGAACGCGCTGTTGAAGCCGTTAAATATGCCAAAAAATCGGTTGAGGATATTGAGTTTTATGCCGAGGATGCCGGCAGGGCGGATGTACATTACCTGGCGCAAATGGTTGAAGCCGTTATTGCTGCCGGTGCAACCGTGGTAAACATTCCGGACACCAACGGCTATTGCCTGCCAAACCAGTATGGCGATAAGATCCGTTTCCTGAAAGAGAACGTAAAAAATATTGATAAGGCCATCATCTCGGTACATTGCCATAACGATTTGGGATTGGCAACCGCTAACTCCATTGCGGGCCTGCAAAACGGGGCAAGGCAAATTGAAGGTACCATTAACGGGATAGGTGAACGAGCAGGCAATACGTCTATCGAGGAGGTCGTCATGATCCTGAAGACACACCAGCTTGGTTTACACACCAACATTAACGCCCGCAATTTTTACGAGATCAGCCAGCTGGTTCGTACACAAATGCGCATGCCGGTGCAGCCAAACAAGGCCATTGTAGGCAGCAATGCATTTGCACACAGCAGCGGCATTCACCAGGACGGTTTTTTAAAGAACCGCGAGAACTACGAGATCATCAGGCCTGAAGATGTAGGTTTCCCAAGTGCAACCATTGTGCTTACTGCCCGCAGCGGCAGGCATGCACTGAAACATCACCTGGAGCGCCTGGGTTATAACCTGGATAAAAACGAACTGGCCGAAGCGTATAAAAACTTCCTGACGCTGGCAGATAATAAACTGGATATTACCGATGAAGATTTAACAATGCTGGTTGCCGGGAGTAACATATCGGTCAATATTTTTCAAAAGTGA
- the leuC gene encoding 3-isopropylmalate dehydratase large subunit, translating to MSKTLFDKVWDTHVVRKIEGGPDVLFIDRHLIHEVTSPVAFLGLKTRGISVLYPDRTFATADHNTPTINQHLPVADPLSANQLDALESNSKEYGISYWGLGHQKNGIVHVVGPEYGITQPGATIVCGDSHTSTHGAFGAIAFGIGTSEVEMVLANQCIMQPKPKKMRINVNGKLGVGVTPKDVALFIISKLTTSGATGYFVEYAGDVFENMSMEGRMTVCNLSIEMGARGGMIAPDETTINYVKGREFSPKGEAWDKALAYYKTLKTDADAVFDKELTFDGSAIEPMITYGTNPGMGMGISHDIPDAAQVEGGAATYEKSLNYMGFHEGDSMIGKPVDFVFVGSCTNGRIEDFRAFTSLVKGRHKADNVTAWLVPGSHIVESQIKEEGLLDILTEAGFSLRQPGCSACLAMNDDKVPAGKYAVSTSNRNFEGRQGPGARTMLASPLVAAAAAVTGVVTDPRTLIEELV from the coding sequence ATGAGCAAGACATTATTTGATAAGGTTTGGGACACGCATGTTGTCCGCAAGATTGAAGGAGGTCCTGATGTTTTATTCATCGACCGCCACCTTATCCATGAAGTTACAAGCCCGGTAGCCTTTTTAGGATTAAAGACCAGGGGAATAAGCGTTTTATATCCTGACCGTACATTTGCTACGGCAGATCATAACACGCCTACTATAAACCAGCATTTACCGGTAGCCGATCCGCTTTCTGCAAACCAGCTGGATGCGCTTGAATCAAATTCAAAAGAATATGGCATCAGCTATTGGGGATTAGGTCACCAAAAAAATGGCATTGTTCACGTTGTTGGCCCGGAATACGGAATTACCCAGCCGGGTGCAACCATTGTTTGCGGCGATTCACATACCTCAACACATGGCGCTTTTGGTGCCATTGCCTTTGGGATAGGAACGTCGGAAGTGGAGATGGTGTTGGCTAACCAGTGCATTATGCAGCCCAAGCCTAAAAAAATGCGCATTAACGTTAATGGCAAACTGGGAGTTGGTGTAACGCCTAAGGATGTTGCCTTGTTCATTATTTCAAAACTGACCACATCAGGCGCTACAGGTTACTTTGTAGAGTACGCCGGCGATGTGTTTGAAAACATGAGCATGGAGGGTCGCATGACGGTTTGTAACTTAAGTATTGAGATGGGTGCCCGCGGCGGTATGATCGCTCCGGATGAAACCACCATCAACTATGTTAAAGGCCGCGAGTTTAGCCCAAAAGGCGAAGCCTGGGACAAAGCATTGGCTTATTACAAAACACTGAAAACAGACGCCGATGCTGTTTTTGATAAAGAATTAACGTTTGATGGCTCGGCTATTGAACCCATGATAACTTACGGTACCAACCCGGGAATGGGCATGGGGATTTCGCATGATATCCCTGATGCTGCACAGGTGGAAGGCGGTGCCGCAACCTATGAGAAATCATTAAACTACATGGGCTTTCATGAAGGCGACTCAATGATTGGCAAACCAGTTGATTTCGTGTTTGTGGGCAGCTGTACCAATGGACGGATTGAAGATTTCCGCGCATTTACCTCGCTTGTAAAAGGCAGGCACAAAGCTGATAATGTTACCGCATGGCTGGTACCCGGCTCGCATATTGTAGAGTCGCAGATAAAGGAAGAAGGCTTGCTGGATATTTTAACCGAAGCAGGTTTCTCATTACGCCAGCCGGGCTGTTCAGCTTGTTTGGCTATGAATGACGATAAAGTTCCGGCTGGTAAATATGCGGTAAGCACCTCAAACAGGAACTTTGAAGGCCGCCAGGGACCGGGTGCGCGTACCATGCTGGCAAGTCCGCTGGTTGCTGCCGCCGCCGCTGTTACCGGTGTGGTTACTGACCCGAGAACATTAATTGAAGAATTGGTTTAG
- the leuD gene encoding 3-isopropylmalate dehydratase small subunit — protein sequence MAYDKFEILRSTAVPLPIENIDTDQIIPARFLKATERVGFGDNLFRDWRYNADNTPKADFVLNNPVYSGKILVGGKNFGSGSSREHAAWAVYDYGFRCVVSSFFADIFRNNCLNVGVLPVQVSPEFAEKIFAAIHADPETELEVNLSAQTITLLKTGEKEAFDISPYKKDNMLNGFDDIDYLQSIKGEIEEFAANLPL from the coding sequence ATGGCTTACGATAAATTTGAGATATTAAGAAGCACTGCGGTTCCGCTTCCGATAGAAAATATAGATACTGACCAGATCATCCCGGCCCGCTTTTTAAAAGCTACGGAAAGGGTTGGATTTGGTGATAACCTTTTCCGCGATTGGCGGTATAATGCTGACAATACCCCGAAAGCGGATTTTGTACTGAACAACCCTGTTTACAGTGGTAAAATATTGGTTGGCGGTAAAAACTTTGGTTCAGGCTCATCAAGGGAGCACGCCGCATGGGCCGTGTATGATTATGGTTTCAGGTGCGTGGTATCCAGCTTTTTTGCAGATATCTTCAGGAACAACTGCCTTAATGTTGGCGTATTGCCGGTGCAGGTTAGCCCGGAGTTTGCTGAAAAGATCTTTGCTGCAATTCATGCTGATCCTGAAACAGAGCTGGAGGTTAACCTGTCTGCGCAAACCATTACGCTGCTTAAAACCGGCGAAAAGGAAGCGTTTGATATTAGTCCATACAAAAAAGACAATATGCTGAACGGCTTTGACGATATTGATTACCTGCAAAGCATTAAAGGCGAAATAGAAGAGTTTGCTGCAAATCTGCCGCTTTAA
- a CDS encoding alpha-isopropylmalate synthase regulatory domain-containing protein, which produces MERRKIEIMDTTLRDGEQTSGVSFSISEKLTITQLLLEELHVDRVEIASARVSDGEFNAVKSILVWAEENGYADRIEVLSFVDNGISIDWMANSGVKVQNLLTKGSLNHLTHQLKKTPEQHFAEIKHVIELAQSKGIATNVYLEDWSNGMRNSPEYVYQYLDFITKQPVKRILLPDTLGILTPSETAKFLTELVGRYPGVHFDFHAHNDYDLGTANVLEAVKAGVSGLHLTVNGMGERAGNAAMASAVAVINDFAPEVEIAIKESSIYTVSKLVETFSGVRIPSNKPIVGDNVFTQTAGIHADGDNKNNLYFNDLLPERFGRKREYALGKTSGKANIEKNLQELGLKLNDADLKKVTQRVIELGDKKETVTKEDLPYIISDVLDSSLYEEKVVVESYVLMHAMGLRPSATISVKIDGEKFEENAQGDGQFDAFMNALARVYDKKKRSLPKLIDYAVRIAPGSSSDALCETIITWQTDQKKFITRGLDSDQTVCAIKATQKMLNII; this is translated from the coding sequence ATGGAACGAAGGAAAATAGAGATTATGGACACCACGCTTCGCGATGGCGAGCAAACTTCTGGTGTGTCATTTTCCATTTCAGAGAAACTGACCATAACACAATTATTGTTAGAGGAACTCCATGTTGACCGGGTTGAGATTGCCTCGGCCCGCGTATCAGACGGCGAGTTCAATGCCGTTAAAAGTATTTTGGTTTGGGCCGAAGAAAACGGCTATGCCGACCGCATTGAGGTGTTGTCGTTTGTTGACAATGGCATTTCAATAGATTGGATGGCAAATTCGGGCGTTAAGGTTCAAAACCTGTTAACCAAAGGCTCGTTAAACCATTTAACCCATCAGCTTAAAAAAACACCCGAACAGCACTTTGCCGAAATAAAGCATGTTATTGAACTGGCGCAAAGCAAAGGGATAGCCACCAATGTTTACCTGGAAGACTGGAGCAACGGCATGCGCAATTCGCCGGAGTATGTTTACCAGTACCTGGATTTTATTACCAAGCAGCCTGTCAAAAGGATCTTATTGCCAGACACGCTGGGGATTTTAACGCCTTCGGAAACCGCTAAGTTTTTAACAGAACTGGTAGGACGTTACCCCGGTGTGCATTTTGATTTTCACGCCCATAATGATTATGACCTGGGCACAGCCAACGTACTGGAGGCTGTAAAAGCAGGCGTAAGCGGCTTGCATTTAACTGTAAACGGCATGGGCGAAAGAGCAGGGAATGCTGCCATGGCCAGCGCTGTTGCTGTAATTAATGATTTTGCACCTGAGGTTGAAATAGCGATAAAAGAATCGTCGATATATACGGTAAGTAAGCTGGTTGAAACATTCTCGGGCGTAAGGATCCCATCTAACAAGCCAATTGTTGGCGATAACGTGTTTACGCAAACCGCCGGCATCCATGCTGACGGGGATAATAAGAACAATTTATATTTTAACGATCTGTTGCCTGAGCGCTTCGGCCGCAAAAGGGAATATGCCCTCGGAAAAACATCGGGCAAAGCCAATATTGAAAAGAACCTGCAGGAGTTAGGGTTAAAACTAAATGACGCCGACCTGAAAAAAGTTACCCAGCGGGTTATTGAGCTGGGCGACAAAAAAGAAACTGTTACCAAAGAAGATTTGCCGTACATTATTTCGGATGTGCTGGACAGCAGCCTTTATGAAGAAAAGGTAGTGGTGGAATCGTACGTGTTAATGCACGCTATGGGGTTAAGGCCATCGGCTACTATCTCGGTAAAAATCGACGGCGAGAAATTTGAGGAGAATGCACAGGGCGACGGCCAGTTCGATGCATTTATGAATGCTTTGGCAAGGGTTTACGATAAAAAGAAAAGAAGCTTGCCGAAACTGATAGACTATGCCGTGCGCATTGCGCCGGGCAGCAGCTCTGATGCATTGTGCGAAACCATTATAACCTGGCAAACTGATCAAAAGAAATTTATAACCCGGGGGCTCGACTCCGACCAGACGGTTTGCGCTATAAAGGCAACACAAAAAATGCTGAACATCATTTAA
- the ilvA gene encoding threonine ammonia-lyase IlvA has translation MADVKLDFVAAAQRLKQVVKHTPLEYNAGLSEAYDCKLYLKREDLQIVRSYKLRGAYNMISQLTAEELGRGVVCASAGNHAQGVAFSCDKLNTRGVIFMPEITPKQKVRQTEMFGNGKIKIVLVGDTFDDCLVEALAYTRAHQMTFIPPFDNYSVIEGQGTVGVEIMEDLPGTEVVIMPIGGGGLAAGAGSYLKQQNPGILLIGVEPEGAPSMLKAFEHGGPVSLPDINRFVDGAAVKTVGKLTFELCRGVLDDMLTVPEGKVCTTILKLYNEDAIVVEPAGALSVAVLDACRDKIKGKTVVCVVSGGNNDIERMQEIKEKSLLYEGLKHYFIVKFPQRPGALKLFVNHVLGPGDDITRFEFIKKTSKESGPALVGIELKDAADYPALLKRMEENRFEVVELNKDQTLFEFLV, from the coding sequence ATGGCCGATGTTAAATTAGATTTTGTTGCTGCCGCGCAGCGCTTAAAGCAGGTGGTGAAACATACGCCGCTTGAATATAATGCGGGTTTATCAGAAGCCTACGACTGTAAATTGTACCTGAAACGCGAAGACCTGCAAATTGTACGCTCGTACAAACTGCGGGGCGCTTACAACATGATCAGCCAGCTTACCGCTGAGGAACTTGGTCGCGGTGTAGTTTGCGCCAGTGCGGGTAACCATGCCCAGGGCGTAGCTTTTTCGTGTGATAAACTGAATACCAGGGGCGTAATTTTTATGCCCGAAATAACCCCCAAACAAAAAGTCAGGCAAACAGAGATGTTTGGTAATGGCAAAATAAAAATAGTTTTGGTTGGCGATACTTTTGATGATTGCCTGGTAGAAGCTTTGGCATACACCCGGGCGCACCAGATGACATTTATCCCGCCGTTTGATAATTACAGCGTTATTGAAGGCCAGGGCACGGTTGGTGTAGAGATCATGGAAGACCTGCCCGGTACCGAAGTAGTGATTATGCCTATTGGCGGCGGCGGACTGGCTGCCGGAGCAGGAAGTTATTTAAAGCAACAAAACCCCGGTATTTTATTGATAGGTGTTGAGCCGGAAGGCGCACCAAGCATGCTCAAAGCGTTTGAACACGGCGGCCCGGTGAGTTTGCCGGATATTAACCGTTTTGTTGACGGGGCAGCTGTAAAAACAGTTGGTAAGCTCACTTTTGAGCTTTGCCGCGGGGTGCTGGACGACATGCTGACCGTGCCCGAAGGCAAGGTATGTACCACCATATTAAAACTATACAACGAGGATGCTATTGTTGTGGAGCCGGCAGGTGCCTTATCTGTAGCGGTGCTGGATGCCTGCAGGGATAAAATAAAGGGCAAAACGGTGGTGTGTGTGGTGAGCGGCGGTAATAACGACATTGAACGCATGCAGGAGATCAAGGAGAAATCGCTGCTGTACGAGGGCTTGAAGCACTACTTTATTGTTAAATTTCCGCAAAGGCCGGGTGCCCTTAAGCTATTTGTAAACCATGTGCTTGGCCCTGGCGATGATATTACACGCTTTGAATTTATCAAAAAAACATCTAAAGAAAGCGGTCCTGCACTGGTAGGTATCGAACTTAAAGATGCGGCTGATTATCCCGCGCTGCTTAAGCGGATGGAAGAAAACCGTTTTGAAGTAGTAGAGCTTAACAAAGACCAAACTTTGTTTGAGTTTTTAGTGTAA
- a CDS encoding MBL fold metallo-hydrolase: MSLSGASKKGRKFLNPIPTDEAGFGKMIPILKEYYTNKAENTPKQQLGPFKTDLSILVAPPATGLRITLIGHSSLLIEIDGKRILTDPVWSDRVSFSSFFGPKRFFQPPITLDELPPLDAIILSHDHYDHLDKNTIKYFSNQTIPFICSLGVGQHIEKWGIERNFINEVDWGDSVMIGDCNIIATPSRHFSGRGIVGRNETLWSSFVIKGPKHNIFFGADSGWFPGFKEIGDAFGPFDLTMLEIGAYGKNWADIHMGPDNASNAHLALKGKLMMPIHWGTFNLAPHAWYEPIERLLNYAKEKQIQLFVPEPGTPTEVKPYVSGWWQKYL, translated from the coding sequence ATGAGTTTATCAGGCGCGAGCAAAAAGGGGAGAAAGTTTTTAAATCCGATACCTACCGACGAGGCTGGGTTTGGCAAAATGATCCCCATATTAAAAGAATATTATACCAACAAAGCCGAAAACACGCCCAAACAGCAATTGGGCCCTTTTAAAACTGATCTGTCCATATTAGTTGCCCCGCCTGCCACCGGTTTAAGGATCACACTGATAGGGCATTCCAGCTTACTGATTGAAATTGACGGCAAACGCATCCTTACCGACCCGGTGTGGAGCGACAGGGTATCTTTTAGTTCATTTTTCGGGCCCAAAAGGTTTTTTCAGCCGCCCATAACCCTTGATGAGCTGCCGCCATTGGATGCTATCATCCTGTCTCATGACCATTATGATCACCTGGACAAAAACACCATAAAGTATTTTTCTAACCAAACCATTCCTTTTATTTGCTCGCTGGGTGTTGGCCAGCACATTGAAAAATGGGGGATCGAAAGAAATTTTATTAACGAGGTGGATTGGGGCGACAGTGTAATGATTGGCGACTGCAATATTATCGCTACACCATCCCGGCATTTTAGCGGGCGCGGCATCGTTGGCCGCAACGAAACCTTATGGTCGTCATTTGTAATTAAAGGCCCTAAGCATAATATATTTTTCGGTGCCGATTCAGGCTGGTTCCCAGGCTTTAAAGAAATTGGCGATGCTTTTGGCCCGTTCGATTTAACGATGCTGGAGATTGGCGCCTATGGAAAAAACTGGGCCGACATTCACATGGGTCCGGATAATGCATCTAACGCGCACCTGGCTTTAAAAGGCAAATTAATGATGCCGATCCATTGGGGAACGTTTAACCTGGCACCACATGCCTGGTACGAACCCATTGAGCGCCTGCTTAACTACGCCAAAGAAAAACAGATCCAACTGTTTGTTCCTGAACCGGGCACACCTACCGAAGTAAAGCCGTATGTTTCGGGCTGGTGGCAAAAGTATTTGTGA
- a CDS encoding alpha/beta hydrolase family protein has translation MIKKQNFNIPGAKGRGMLMDLTYKTSATNAPLVIFAHGFKGFKDWGTHNLVANHFAEHGFRFLKFNFSHNGTTADQPNDFADLIAFADNTFSIELEDLKAVVDFACGGSGIAAANGVYLIGHSMGGGISIIKTAEDPRIKKLVTMASISGFSDLWPKNIEEQWRLTGITYMLNKRTGQQMPLKVGLLDDLAKNPARLDILAHAAKIKQPWLIVHGDADTSVPLSHAEELSKAQAHAGYSVITGADHVFGATHPYMEQTLPAHLLEFCRQTIAFFNK, from the coding sequence ATGATCAAAAAACAAAACTTCAACATTCCCGGTGCCAAAGGCCGCGGTATGCTGATGGATCTAACTTATAAAACATCGGCCACAAATGCGCCGCTGGTAATTTTTGCCCATGGTTTTAAAGGGTTTAAAGACTGGGGCACACACAACCTGGTTGCCAATCACTTTGCCGAACATGGTTTCAGGTTTCTAAAATTCAACTTTTCGCACAATGGCACCACTGCCGATCAGCCTAACGATTTTGCAGACCTGATAGCCTTTGCTGATAATACCTTTTCAATTGAGCTGGAAGATTTGAAGGCGGTGGTTGATTTTGCCTGCGGCGGATCAGGAATTGCCGCGGCTAATGGCGTTTACCTGATAGGGCACAGCATGGGCGGCGGCATAAGTATTATAAAAACGGCTGAAGACCCCCGCATAAAAAAGCTGGTTACCATGGCCTCTATTTCGGGCTTTAGCGATCTGTGGCCCAAAAACATTGAGGAGCAATGGCGTTTAACCGGCATCACTTACATGTTAAACAAACGTACCGGCCAGCAAATGCCGTTAAAAGTAGGGTTGCTTGATGACCTTGCTAAAAACCCGGCGCGGCTGGATATTCTTGCCCACGCTGCAAAAATTAAGCAGCCCTGGCTTATTGTTCATGGCGATGCCGATACCTCTGTACCGCTAAGCCATGCCGAAGAATTAAGTAAAGCACAAGCTCATGCCGGGTATTCGGTGATCACAGGAGCCGATCATGTATTTGGGGCTACACACCCTTATATGGAGCAAACCTTGCCGGCACATCTGCTGGAGTTTTGCCGGCAAACAATTGCCTTTTTTAATAAGTAA
- a CDS encoding DoxX family protein has protein sequence MTSLKKISLVILVTGYLAAGANHFRAPDSYIHIIPPYIPLPKLMNILAGFFEILFGIMLIFKVTRFWAAWGIILMLVAFLPVHIDMVLHAPFQLGSLYVTPLIAWIRLLVFQPLLILWAWWYAKE, from the coding sequence ATGACATCACTAAAAAAAATCAGCCTGGTTATCCTGGTAACAGGGTATTTGGCCGCGGGAGCCAACCATTTCAGGGCGCCTGACAGCTATATACACATCATTCCGCCCTACATCCCGCTACCGAAACTAATGAACATTCTTGCCGGTTTTTTTGAAATATTATTTGGCATAATGCTCATATTTAAAGTAACCCGGTTTTGGGCCGCCTGGGGCATAATTTTAATGCTGGTTGCCTTTTTGCCGGTGCATATTGATATGGTTTTACATGCGCCTTTCCAGTTGGGCAGCCTGTATGTAACACCGCTGATTGCCTGGATCAGGTTGCTGGTTTTTCAGCCTTTATTAATATTATGGGCCTGGTGGTATGCGAAGGAATGA
- the hemA gene encoding glutamyl-tRNA reductase produces MKYLKVIAFTHKQIELKELGKLVICQENLTDKLQKVKTEFGINEIFYLSTCNRVEFVMLTAHTVDKTFAKQFMDAIDMGLCPVSTGTFLDSAAIYEDREALEHLLRTSCSLESMIVGEKEILAQLRKAYENCKDAGLTGDGLRMFMNCIVKTAKEVYTNTNISKNPISVVSLAYRKLRDLKLCTNARILIIGAGETNRNISKYLQKHKFSNFSVFNRTVENAAKLAADLGGEAFNLEALKTFNKGFDAIITCTSSTEPIITPEIYAGLLNGETGRKTIVDLAVPNDTHSDVLEQFPVNFIEVYSLNEVAKKNLQERYEELTYAEEIINKNIADFLLELKQRRIEVAMRQVPEKIKEIRNTAINSVFAEEVQGMDQQSREILEKVINYMEKKYISVPMIMAKDILINNN; encoded by the coding sequence TTGAAGTATCTAAAGGTAATCGCTTTTACGCATAAACAGATCGAGTTGAAGGAGTTGGGTAAATTGGTGATTTGCCAGGAAAATCTGACCGATAAGCTGCAAAAGGTAAAAACAGAATTTGGGATTAACGAAATCTTTTACCTGTCAACCTGTAACAGGGTTGAATTTGTTATGCTTACTGCACATACTGTTGACAAGACTTTCGCCAAACAGTTTATGGATGCCATTGATATGGGGCTATGCCCGGTATCAACCGGTACTTTTTTAGATTCGGCAGCTATTTATGAAGACCGGGAAGCGCTTGAACACCTGTTGCGCACCTCATGCTCGCTGGAAAGTATGATTGTGGGCGAAAAAGAGATCCTGGCCCAGCTCCGCAAGGCTTATGAAAATTGCAAAGATGCCGGCCTTACCGGCGACGGTTTGCGCATGTTCATGAACTGCATTGTAAAAACGGCAAAAGAAGTTTATACCAATACCAATATTTCAAAAAATCCTATTTCGGTAGTATCGCTGGCTTACCGTAAACTGCGCGACCTTAAGCTTTGCACCAACGCACGCATCCTGATCATTGGCGCAGGCGAAACCAACCGTAATATTTCAAAATACCTGCAAAAGCATAAGTTTTCAAATTTCTCGGTATTTAACCGCACCGTTGAAAATGCCGCTAAGCTGGCTGCCGATTTGGGCGGAGAGGCATTTAACCTTGAAGCTTTAAAAACTTTTAACAAAGGCTTTGATGCCATTATAACCTGCACGTCATCAACCGAGCCTATTATTACGCCGGAAATATATGCAGGCTTGTTAAACGGCGAAACCGGGCGCAAAACCATTGTTGATCTGGCCGTTCCAAACGATACCCATTCAGACGTGCTTGAGCAGTTCCCGGTAAACTTTATTGAAGTGTATTCATTAAACGAAGTTGCCAAGAAGAACCTGCAGGAACGTTACGAAGAACTTACCTACGCCGAAGAAATTATAAATAAAAACATAGCCGACTTTTTACTGGAGCTTAAGCAACGCCGCATAGAGGTTGCCATGCGCCAGGTTCCCGAAAAAATAAAGGAGATCCGTAACACAGCCATTAACAGTGTTTTTGCCGAAGAAGTGCAGGGCATGGATCAGCAAAGCCGCGAGATTTTGGAAAAGGTGATCAACTACATGGAGAAAAAATATATCAGCGTGCCTATGATAATGGCCAAAGATATCCTGATCAACAATAACTAA
- a CDS encoding glycogen synthase, with amino-acid sequence MRVFHLSAECYPVAKVGGLADVVGALPKYQNQAGLKAAVVMPYYDRKFVQENEFDTVFQSSTLLGTRRLYFEILKEKTDKLGFELFLVKIPGLIDRVEIYSYPDETEQFIAFQLAFLDWISYSQQSPDLIHCHDHHSGLVPFLLQHSKLYTRLAATPTVFTIHNGQYHGAFGWDKLSYLPEIDLSKTGLLDWAGGINPLACAVKCCWRYTTVSPTYLEELTINSNGLEYLFYLEKAKGVGIINGIDTAIWDPKTDPMIAEKFSIKLLPKGKQGNKEALCTRFNLDPTKPLIAFIGRLVIEKGADLLATAMEESFNEHPGQFNFLLLGAGDKETERELIQLRDFYPEQCAAFIGYDESLAHLVYAGADFLLMPSRVEPCGLNQLYSLRYGTMPMVRTTGGLKDTVIDFGDEGGYGIRYNNASIEDICNAVSRALVLYNDEKQLLALRKLMMALDFSWDRSSKEYITLYESLKPTI; translated from the coding sequence ATGCGAGTTTTTCACCTAAGTGCCGAGTGCTACCCGGTTGCCAAAGTTGGCGGCCTGGCTGATGTTGTAGGCGCATTACCTAAATACCAAAACCAGGCCGGCTTGAAGGCGGCTGTGGTAATGCCTTATTACGACCGGAAATTTGTGCAGGAGAACGAGTTTGACACCGTTTTTCAAAGCTCAACCTTATTAGGTACCCGCCGTTTATATTTTGAAATATTAAAAGAAAAAACGGACAAGCTTGGCTTCGAATTGTTTTTAGTTAAGATTCCTGGGCTGATAGACCGCGTAGAAATTTACAGTTACCCGGACGAAACGGAGCAGTTTATTGCCTTCCAGTTAGCGTTCTTAGACTGGATCAGCTATTCGCAGCAATCGCCGGACCTGATCCATTGCCATGATCACCATTCAGGGCTGGTACCGTTTTTGCTGCAGCACTCCAAACTATATACCCGGCTTGCAGCAACACCAACGGTATTTACCATACACAACGGGCAATATCACGGCGCTTTTGGCTGGGATAAACTGTCGTACCTGCCGGAAATAGACCTGTCAAAAACAGGCTTGCTTGATTGGGCGGGCGGCATTAATCCGCTGGCATGTGCAGTTAAATGCTGCTGGCGATATACCACTGTTTCACCAACCTACCTGGAGGAGCTCACTATCAACTCAAACGGGCTGGAATATTTGTTTTATTTGGAAAAGGCAAAAGGGGTTGGCATAATTAACGGGATAGATACAGCCATTTGGGACCCTAAAACAGACCCGATGATTGCTGAAAAGTTCTCCATAAAACTATTACCAAAAGGCAAACAGGGAAATAAAGAGGCCTTGTGCACTCGCTTTAACCTTGACCCAACAAAGCCGCTGATAGCCTTTATTGGCCGTTTGGTGATTGAAAAAGGTGCCGACCTGTTGGCTACCGCCATGGAGGAAAGCTTTAACGAGCATCCCGGGCAGTTTAATTTTTTATTGTTAGGTGCCGGTGATAAGGAAACAGAAAGGGAACTGATACAACTCAGGGATTTTTACCCGGAGCAATGTGCTGCATTTATAGGATATGATGAAAGCCTTGCACATTTGGTGTATGCCGGTGCTGATTTTTTACTGATGCCATCGCGGGTTGAACCTTGCGGGCTTAACCAGCTATATTCCTTAAGATACGGAACGATGCCAATGGTGCGTACAACCGGCGGTTTAAAAGATACCGTGATTGATTTTGGCGATGAAGGCGGTTATGGCATCCGTTACAATAATGCCAGTATCGAAGATATTTGCAATGCTGTGAGCCGTGCGCTGGTGCTCTATAATGACGAAAAGCAGTTGCTGGCCTTACGCAAGTTGATGATGGCGCTTGATTTCTCGTGGGACCGCTCGTCCAAAGAATATATTACCCTTTATGAAAGTTTAAAACCAACTATATGA